A DNA window from Calliphora vicina chromosome 1, idCalVici1.1, whole genome shotgun sequence contains the following coding sequences:
- the LOC135949939 gene encoding uncharacterized protein LOC135949939 yields MNGVDPPYYNKFRDLDPTMEKNKKQLKNKRFRVDDFIPLPQVLQAEEHIPRYLVASALPASETIQAKTLASYNVFQIEKGLNHISKDYLEVNEMRSGDLMIKTPNLKVAQKFLNAKLIDLVPVQITLHKTLNSTQGRIFSRKIIDLSEEELIQALALQKVTDVRKITKLEGNERVPTGAAIITFDLIRRPETIKLGWERVRVDEHVPNPMRCVNCQQLGHTKNRCKELNYAESVVSCPTLNLR; encoded by the coding sequence atgaaCGGGGTGGATCCCCCGTACTATAATAAATTCAGGGACCTCGATCCCAccatggaaaaaaataaaaaacaattaaagaaTAAACGATTCCGCGTGGATGATTTTATACCACTACCACAAGTTTTACAAGCCGAAGAGCACATACCACGTTATCTTGTAGCATCTGCTTTGCCTGCAAGTGAAACTATTCAAGCTAAAACATTGGCATCTTACAATGTATTCCAAATTGAAAAAGGTCTTAATCACATCAGCAAGGACTATCTCGAAGTAAATGAGATGAGAAGTGGTGACTTGATGATAAAAACACCAAACTTGAAAGTTGcacagaaatttttaaatgcaaaacttATTGATTTGGTACCCGTACAAATTACATTACACAAAACGCTTAACAGTACACAAGGAAGAATTttttcaaggaaaatcattGACCTTTCTGAAGAGGAACTCATACAGGCTTTGGCTCTGCAAAAGGTAACAGATGTACGAAAAATTACGAAGCTAGAGGGTAATGAGAGAGTACCCACTGGTGCCGCTATCATTACCTTTGATTTAATCCGTCGTCCAGAAACGATTAAACTAGGCTGGGAAAGAGTACGTGTTGATGAACATGTGCCTAACCCGATGAGATGTGTCAATTGTCAACAACTAGGCCATACGAAAAATCGATGTAAAGAGTTGAATTATGCAGAGAGTGTGGTTTCTTGCCCCACACTCAACTTGCGTTAG